In Zingiber officinale cultivar Zhangliang chromosome 11B, Zo_v1.1, whole genome shotgun sequence, a single window of DNA contains:
- the LOC122034863 gene encoding geranylgeranyl pyrophosphate synthase 7, chloroplastic-like, whose translation MRPPNANLQFVHGKSLPTRSRARSRRRQQRFPCSTLQCFAMAYATAACVYGTNLAANPVSARRAAGPAARRPMVAVVRCVSTRQETAGLVVEQFNLKEYMEEKARKVNEALDLAVPLRHPEVIHRSMRHSLLAGGKRVRPLLAIASCELVGGDEKAAMPVACASEMIHTMSLIHDDLPCMDNDDLRRGQPTNHVLFGEDTAILAGDALLSFAFEHVATSTFGVAPERVVRSIVELGNCVGSEGLVAGQIVDISCEGKVVDKDVLEYIHIHKTARLLEAAAVCGAIVGGGDEEEVARVRSYARCVGLLFQVVDDILDVTKSSEELGKTAGKDLASDKTTYPKLLGLDGARDFAQTLVRKAEGELAVFDAARAAPLYHLARYIAYRQN comes from the exons ATGCGCCCGCCCAATGCCAACCTTCAATTCGTCCACGGAAAGTCTCTACCCACTCGAAGCAGAGCACGAAGCAGGAGGAGGCAGCAACGCTTTCCCTGTAGTACCTTGCAGTGCTTTGCCATGGCCTACGCGACTGCCGCCTGCGTCTACGGCACCAATCTGGCCGCAAATCCCGTCTCCGCAAGGAGAGCAGCTGGGCCAGCTGCCCGCCGCCCCATGGTCGCCGTCGTGCGCTGCGTCTCGACGCGGCAGGAAACCGCCGGCCTCGTGGTGGAGCAGTTCAACCTCAAGGAGTACATGGAGGAGAAGGCTCGCAAGGTGAACGAGGCCTTGGACCTGGCCGTCCCCCTCCGCCACCCGGAGGTGATCCACCGCTCCATGCGTCACTCACTCCTCGCCGGCGGAAAGCGCGTCCGCCCTCTCCTTGCCATCGCCTCCTGTGAGCTCGTCGGCGGAGATGAGAAGGCCGCGATGCCTGTGGCCTGCGCCTCCGAGATGATCCACACCATGTCGCTCATCCATGACGACCTCCCCTGCATGGACAACGACGACCTCCGCCGCGGACAGCCCACCAACCACGTCCTCTTCGGCGAAGACACTGCCATCCTCGCCGGAGACGCCCTTCTGTCGTTCGCCTTTGAGCACGTCGCCACCAGCACTTTCGGAGTGGCGCCGGAGCGCGTCGTCCGCTCCATAGTTGAGCTCGGGAACTGCGTGGGCTCCGAGGGTCTTGTGGCCGGCCAG ATTGTGGACATTTCGTGCGAGGGAAAAGTGGTGGACAAGGACGTGCTCGAGTACATCCACATCCACAAGACGGCGAGGCTGCTGGAGGCGGCGGCCGTCTGCGGAGCCATCGTGGGCGGCGGCGATGAGGAGGAAGTCGCGCGGGTCCGGAGCTACGCGCGTTGCGTGGGGCTGTTGTTCCAGGTTGTGGACGACATCCTGGACGTGACGAAGTCGTCGGAGGAGCTGGGAAAGACCGCCGGGAAGGACCTAGCCAGCGACAAGACCACCTACCCCAAGCTGCTCGGCCTCGACGGCGCCCGGGACTTCGCGCAGACGCTCGTGCGCAAGGCTGAGGGAGAGCTCGCCGTCTTCGACGCCGCCCGTGCCGCGCCACTCTATCACCTCGCCCGATACATAGCCTACCGCCAGAATTAG